From the Helicobacter mustelae genome, the window TGAGGCTTTGCATCGCGCCTAAGCGGACTAAATGAGGAGGAGTGGGATAGAGATTGGTGGTATGCAGAAGCGCAAAGCTCACACCACTTTCTTTCAAAATTGCTACGGTTTTTTTTACGCTTTTGAGATCATTCATGCCTGTGGATACAATCATAGGCTTGCCAAAACTTGCGATATGCTTAATCAAGGGAGTGTTATTCATCTCTCCAGAGCCGATCTTATAGGCACTTACTCCCATTTTTTCCAGGCGGTCGGCACCCGCACGCGAAAAGGGAGTGGAGAGGAAAATCATGCCTTGGGATTCTATGTATTCTTTCAGCGCAATTTCATCTTTTTCACTTAGAGCACAAGATCGCATAATCTCATAAATGCTTTTGTCACTATTGCCTGGAATGACATGTTTTGCCAGAGAGCTCATTTCATCTTGGATGATATGGGTTTGATGCTTGATAAGCTCCACTCCTGCTCTTTTTGCAGCATCTACCATTTGCTTTGCAATCTCTAAACTGCCATTGTGATTAATTCCAAGTTCTGCAATCACAAGTGGTGGAAAGTCTTTACCAATTTTTCGGTGTTGTATTTTGAGGGTTTGCATGGTTATAGAATTCTTTGTGGTTTGGATGAATTGTAGCAAAAAATTTTTATCATTTATAGCTGCAAAATAGCGCCACCCCACCGCTTATGCTGCAATTGTGCCAGAGAGTTTAGGGGCTGTAAAATTCACACAAACAAACGAGACCCAACACGCGCTATTCACGCAGGACAAAGTGGCATTCCTCTGGTAAAATTGCAAAAATCCAAGCGCTGCAAAAAGCAAAAAGCAAATGAGTGGATTAGCATCTTTGTGCGACCAGATAAATAGGGTGGTAGGTGAGGGTGTTGTGGTATTTGTTTTCTAGATCTTGGAGGGTTTTTTTGGTGATTTTGGCATCTTTTGCCAGGGCATTGGTGCCAGTGCTCTGTAAATGAGAAAAGACCTCTAGCGCCCTGCCAAAAGAAAGACACACGCGCTCTTCAAAAAGATGCAGAATCTTCCAGTTTTGTTTTAAAAATTTCTCATAGCAAGCAAGTTCCAAATAAGGCAGGCCAAAGCCCGTGAGCTCCCTGATTTCATAGAGATTTTCTTTGCCAAAGCAAGTGATGGCCAGGATGCTGTCTTTTTTGCTAAAAAGATCCAAATTCTTAAAAAATAATTCTTGATTTAGCCACTGCATGCAGGCATTGGAGAGAATCAGATCAAAGGTTTTTGAAGCAAGATGGAGATTTGCCTCATTCATATCAAAAGAGAAAAATTCTATCTGGGGGGGGAAATGATGGGCATAATCAATGATGTCATTGCATAAAAATCGTTCATATTGCAAGCAATGAGTGATTTTTTGAGTGAAGCCCCCAGTCCCAGCACCAAATTCAAAAATGCTATCAAAAGATTTTTTGGGCAGCAAGGAGAGGAGTTTGTCTTGCATCTGATTTTGGATGATGGCATGGGCATTGTAGCTATGCTCTGCGCGCAAAAATCGCTTTTTAATCAAATCTTTCATACATCCTAACCTCATTTTTTGTGTCTGATTGCTTTTTTGCTTGAGTGAAATTTTGCGCCAAATTCTACCCGACTTTTCCTCAAATTTGCATCAATTTTTTATCCGCATCTAGGCTAGATTTTTCACCCAAAACGCTCGCCCAAAACCCCAGTGCTAATTTTGCATCATGCCTCAAAAAAATCCTCCCATCTTTGCACATCAAAAAATACAAAATGTGGCGCTTGCAGGATTTTATAATGCTCCCAAGTACTTTTTTGGATCTTGCTTGCAAAGATTGCATCCTCCTGACTGATATACACATCATCCCATGCAAAGGAGCGCGGTGGAATGGTGCATAGGGTATGATAGAGCCAGGATAGCTCCTCTGTGAGATTTGTGGGAAAGGTGAAATCTCTAGCCTTTGGGAAATGCCATCCAAATACCCCCTGGTAGAAATCCAGGGGAGAGAAATGCTTGATGGTATGGGCAAAGATTCTAGGCGGAATGCCAAATGTTTTGTGGATGCCATAATCTGTGCCATTGATGGCAATGGATTTTTTTATGTGGAGTGTGGGAGGAGTGAAGCGATTGGCCATTGCCACGCCCATAGACCAGGCGAGCAAAAAAATCTCTTTTCCCTCCAAAAAATCTAGATTCAAAGCATCCTCGCGATAATCATAAACCAACACGACACCACATTGTGCATGCAAGTGCTTAAAAAAGTTAGGGTCTGTGCCAAAGCCTCCAAAGCAGAGAGTCACTCTTTTGGTAGTGATGGGATGGAGGATTGTTACTTGCATAATGCCTGGGCGATTTGTGTAATTTCTTCTTTGTCTAGTCCTGCGTGCAGGGAGATTCGGATCCTTGCTTGATTGCTTGGCACTGTTGGGGGGCGAATGGCAGGGGCATAGAATCCTCTTTCTTCTAGTCTTTGGGAGAGCTCTAGGGTTTTTTGATTGTCATGGGTCATGATGCAAAAAATCTGTGCCCTTCCAAGGAAATGGATTCCAGAATCTTGGAGATGAGATTTTAGCAATGCGCAGAGTTTTTGCAAATGCTTTTGGCGAGATTTGAGTTTGGAAAGATTTTCAAAGACATAGAGGGTAAAAGCGATGTTGATTGGCGGGAGCATGGTGGAATAAATCAGGCTTCTGGCCTTGTTGATGAAATATTGCTTAAAAGTTGGGGAGCATAAAACACATCCCCCCACAGAGCCTATGGCCTTGCCAAAGGCAAGTACGACAAAATCAATGGACTCTAACAGGGCAAACTCTTTTGCAAGGCCTAGCATCTCCTGCCCACACACACCCAAAGAATGCGCTTCATCCAGATAGATGGAGAGATTTTTATAAAGGCTTTTGAATCGCACAAACTCCACAAGCGGGGCAAAATCCCCATCCATGCTAAAAATCCCCTCGCTTACAAGGATGACATGCTCATATTTGTGGGCATGGGTTTGGAGGATTTTCTCTACTTCTTCTAGATGATTATGCTTGAAGCGGAGAAATCTAGCGCGCGAGATTTTGATCCCATCAAAGATGCTAGCATGCGCAGCACTATCAATGACAAAGAGCACGCCTCCAAGCTGATGGAGTGAGTCAATGCAGCCAATATTGGCATGATAGCCGCTATTAAAAAGCAGCGCAGATTTGGGTGCATAAAGCAAGGAGAGCAGGGACTCTAGGCGGGCAAAAATCTCAAAATTCCCACTTAAGATACGAGAAGAAGAGCTAGAAAAAGGAGTGAGTGCAGGGTCATGTTGGGCTAGAAATTCTCCTTGCAAGGAGGGGTCTTGCGCGATCCCTAGATAATCATTTGTTGCAAGATTGAGCAGGGGTTTTTCTCCCTTGTAGAGTAGTTTTCCCTGGTGGGAGAGGGGAGAAAGTGCTCGAAAGTTTGTATTTTCCCTCAAAGCATCCAAAATTTTTTGTGCCTTATGTTGCATTGGGTATTCCTAGGTGGTTATAATCAAATTTTATCAAAATTCCTAGGAGAAGCCATGCAGAGTTTAATCAGCCAGGACCTGGCACATATTTGGCATCCTTGCACGCAGATGCAGGATCATGAAAAAATCCCCCTCATCCCTATCCAAAGAGGCGAGGGGGTGTTTTTATTTGATTTTGAGGGGAGGGCTTATATTGATGGGATTAGTAGCTGGTGGGTCAATCTTTTTGGGCATTGCAATCCAACCATCAATCAAAAACTCAAAGAGCAGATTGATAGTCTTGAGCATGTGCTTTTAGCAGGCTTTACTCATGAACCAATTATTACGCTATCTAGGCGATTGTGTGCTCTTTTGCCAAAATCTTTGCAGAAATGCTTTTATGCGGATAATGGCTCTTCAGCTATTGAAGTGGCATTAAAAATGAGCTTCCACAAACATAGGCTAGAAGGGCGGATGAAGACAAAATTTCTCGCCCTAACCCATAGCTATCATGGCGAGACTCTTGGTGCTTTAAGTGTGGGAAATGTGGCGCTCTACAAAGAGACCTATGGCCCATTGCTGCTAGATTGCATGTTTGCTCCCTCCCCTGTGGGGGAGGATTTTGCCAAAGAGCTTGAGATTTTTCAATCCCTTATCAAAAACCATCACAAGGAGCTCTGCGCATTTATCTTGGAGCCTTTGGTGCAGTGCGCGGGAAATATGAATATGTATAGCAGGGATTTTGTGCACGAGGCTTGCAAATTTGCCCAAAGCTATGGGGTCAGCGTGATTTTTGATGAGATTGCTGTGGGATTTGGGCGAGTGGGCAGTATGTTTGCTCTCTTGCAATGCGGGGTGGTGCCAGATTTTCTCTGTCTTTCAAAAGGCATCACAGGTGGGTATTTGCCCCTATCTGTGGTGGTGACTAGTGATGAGGTGTATCAGAGTTTTTATGCACCCTATGAGGAGGGTAGGGCGTTTTTGCATTCCCATAGCTATACGGGCAATCCACTGGCCTGTGCGTGTGCTAATGCGGTGTTAGATCTTTTTGAAAAGCAGAACGTGATTGAGAAAAATCAAGAGCTTGCTAGCTATATTTTGCAGCGCTTTATCTCTTTTGGTGCGTTTAAAAATGTCACAAATATCCGCTCATGTGGTATGATCTTTGCCTTTGATCTTATTAGCAATCAAAAGCGCGCAGGCCTAGTGTTTTTTACCAAGGCTCTGCAATGGGGGATGATCTTGCGTCCGCTTGGCAATACGATTTATTTCATGCCGCCCTATGTGATCACAAAAGAGCAGGTGGATTTTGTCTGTGATGGGATTGAGGGAATCTTAAAAGAATTTAAGTGATTTTTTGAGGGGGTGGAATCGCCATGTTTGGGAATTGTTGTGTGTTTGATGGGATTTTTGGGATGTGCAGAAGTCTGTGCTGCCCAAAGCACACAAGTAGGGAAAAAGCATACAAAAACCAAGCTAAACACGCAAAAGCGCAAGGATTTAGAGAGAGTGCAAATGTATTAGCGGCTTGAATTGCGCGTGAAAAATCTCTTGTGCAATTGCAAAATTCTCTCTGTCAAAAAAAGGCAGATGCAAGAGGGGGAGATTTGTATGTGCCCTCACAAAAGAGCTGATGCTTAAATCCTCCTCCCCACACAGCAAAATCCCTAAAATCTGAATTTTTCGCTTTTGCAATGCCTCTAGACTCAAAAAAAGATGACTGATTGCACCAAGATAATATTTCCCCACCAAAAAGGTGGGTAGCTTGTGGTGAGCGAGAAAATCTATGACGAAATTTTGCTCATCTAGTGGGCAGAAGAGCCCGCCTGGAGTTTCGATGATGAGGTTTTTTGCAGAGGGGATGGGGAGGGAGAGGCCATGGTATTTTGCATTTTCTTTTTGTTTGCCGATGTGGGGGGAGGCGGGGGTTTTTAGGAAGTAGCCTTCTTTGTGGATGGTGGTTTGTGGGGAAAACTGCAAGATTTTTTGACTGTCTTTTGGATTGCCTGCTTGAATGAGTTTGTAATAATCATATTTTAGGATTTTGCAGAGCATGGCACTGGCATGGGTTTTGCCTGTGTTGGTGTGGATTCCGCTGATGCAAATTTGCATTTTTTCTCCTTTGTGAGATTTGCCTCTCATTTTATGGGATTTTTGCAGAATTTTATAGGTTGTTGGAATGCTTTGGGCTTTTGAGAGATTTTATGAGATTTTGAGTGGGTTTTGAGGGGCTTTTGAGAGAGCATCATATCTCATTATCACAAAGAGTCCCAAAAGCTCTCAAGGGGTGCTACAAAACACACCGCCACAAAGAAAAAACCCCATGGGTGTTCCAAAG encodes:
- a CDS encoding methyltransferase domain-containing protein, which translates into the protein MKDLIKKRFLRAEHSYNAHAIIQNQMQDKLLSLLPKKSFDSIFEFGAGTGGFTQKITHCLQYERFLCNDIIDYAHHFPPQIEFFSFDMNEANLHLASKTFDLILSNACMQWLNQELFFKNLDLFSKKDSILAITCFGKENLYEIRELTGFGLPYLELACYEKFLKQNWKILHLFEERVCLSFGRALEVFSHLQSTGTNALAKDAKITKKTLQDLENKYHNTLTYHPIYLVAQRC
- a CDS encoding adenosylmethionine--8-amino-7-oxononanoate transaminase gives rise to the protein MQSLISQDLAHIWHPCTQMQDHEKIPLIPIQRGEGVFLFDFEGRAYIDGISSWWVNLFGHCNPTINQKLKEQIDSLEHVLLAGFTHEPIITLSRRLCALLPKSLQKCFYADNGSSAIEVALKMSFHKHRLEGRMKTKFLALTHSYHGETLGALSVGNVALYKETYGPLLLDCMFAPSPVGEDFAKELEIFQSLIKNHHKELCAFILEPLVQCAGNMNMYSRDFVHEACKFAQSYGVSVIFDEIAVGFGRVGSMFALLQCGVVPDFLCLSKGITGGYLPLSVVVTSDEVYQSFYAPYEEGRAFLHSHSYTGNPLACACANAVLDLFEKQNVIEKNQELASYILQRFISFGAFKNVTNIRSCGMIFAFDLISNQKRAGLVFFTKALQWGMILRPLGNTIYFMPPYVITKEQVDFVCDGIEGILKEFK
- a CDS encoding aminotransferase class I/II-fold pyridoxal phosphate-dependent enzyme; its protein translation is MQHKAQKILDALRENTNFRALSPLSHQGKLLYKGEKPLLNLATNDYLGIAQDPSLQGEFLAQHDPALTPFSSSSSRILSGNFEIFARLESLLSLLYAPKSALLFNSGYHANIGCIDSLHQLGGVLFVIDSAAHASIFDGIKISRARFLRFKHNHLEEVEKILQTHAHKYEHVILVSEGIFSMDGDFAPLVEFVRFKSLYKNLSIYLDEAHSLGVCGQEMLGLAKEFALLESIDFVVLAFGKAIGSVGGCVLCSPTFKQYFINKARSLIYSTMLPPINIAFTLYVFENLSKLKSRQKHLQKLCALLKSHLQDSGIHFLGRAQIFCIMTHDNQKTLELSQRLEERGFYAPAIRPPTVPSNQARIRISLHAGLDKEEITQIAQALCK
- a CDS encoding pimeloyl-ACP methyl esterase BioG family protein; translated protein: MQVTILHPITTKRVTLCFGGFGTDPNFFKHLHAQCGVVLVYDYREDALNLDFLEGKEIFLLAWSMGVAMANRFTPPTLHIKKSIAINGTDYGIHKTFGIPPRIFAHTIKHFSPLDFYQGVFGWHFPKARDFTFPTNLTEELSWLYHTLCTIPPRSFAWDDVYISQEDAIFASKIQKSTWEHYKILQAPHFVFFDVQRWEDFFEA
- the bioD gene encoding ATP-dependent dethiobiotin synthetase BioD, translating into MQICISGIHTNTGKTHASAMLCKILKYDYYKLIQAGNPKDSQKILQFSPQTTIHKEGYFLKTPASPHIGKQKENAKYHGLSLPIPSAKNLIIETPGGLFCPLDEQNFVIDFLAHHKLPTFLVGKYYLGAISHLFLSLEALQKRKIQILGILLCGEEDLSISSFVRAHTNLPLLHLPFFDRENFAIAQEIFHAQFKPLIHLHSL